A genomic window from Gambusia affinis linkage group LG16, SWU_Gaff_1.0, whole genome shotgun sequence includes:
- the LOC122846354 gene encoding kelch repeat and BTB domain-containing protein 11: protein MNEGHRQEGGTITVEADAIIHTMNPDLVTLTDKNRNVCPGFVQVLLQDDPDFSAPPVFGQEYLLDGRPIENNHCDHAKGSSSYIPKVDQLSTDMGNPNNSPHVDSAEPNHIAGLHQNSTSDELRNGARAKVSFSLDSPGNQTKQKIDRSVLKPKDCGDSSLEADGTQPKKEPDLVIEVGGQTINAHKSVLAEKSDYFKARLSRNILKVKGMSYKTLSTLIDYIYTSQISVSKDNVVDVITGAKILQIPCAVQAAMDSMSEQITSENCYEILTIAKKQRLSELKETAYRFMSDNFLQILKDPAVYGRLTGSERDLVLKKRMEGRKTLMVAEVNDVFDRVGSRPPSRCGSRPQSPLSVGSSEESHMIYCFSEAENDWRPLTVMPEDINIKGCGICTMHNYLFVAGGISGYGDKGKVSDKVFCYNPITNRWAEIRPLNQARAQLKLVSMDGSLYAIGGECLFTVEKYDPRMDRWTMIAPLPKGAFAVAHEATTCSGELYVSGGSLFYRLLKYDPKRDEWQECPYNNSRKKSSDMVALKSFIYRFDVNREQGINVFKYNTIVKMWHDCASQRPGSHLPFRCAVIGNCIYCVNKSQTLQFVVEEENAYFVEEALKAPLEAKGVLFPFVLSLPEKPEKVT, encoded by the coding sequence ATGAACGAGGGtcacagacaggaaggaggaacAATCACTGTGGAGGCTGATGCCATCATCCACACCATGAACCCTGACCTTGTCACACTCACTGACAAAAATAGGAATGTATGTCCAGGTTTCGTCCAGGTGCTCTTGCAGGACGACCCAGACTTCAGTGCTCCTCCGGTGTTTGGGCAGGAGTACCTGCTTGATGGAAGACCAATAGAGAATAACCACTGTGATCATGCAAAAGGAAGCAGCTCCTACATCCCTAAAGTTGATCAGCTTTCTACAGATATGGGAAACCCAAATAACTCTCCTCATGTTGACTCTGCTGAGCCCAATCACATTGCTGGCCTGCACCAAAATAGCACAAGTGATGAACTCCGCAATGGAGCAAGAGCAAAAGTATCTTTTAGTCTAGATTCCCCTGGgaatcaaacaaaacagaaaattgatcGGTCAGTTCTAAAACCGAAAGACTGCGGTGATAGCAGTCTTGAAGCTGATGGCACACAGCCTAAAAAAGAACCTGATTTAGTCATTGAAGTTGGTGGACAGACTATCAATGCTCACAAGTCCGTCCTTGCGGAGAAGAGTGACTACTTCAAAGCACGTCTGTCGCGGAACATTTTGAAAGTGAAGGGCATGAGTTATAAGACTTTGTCTACACTGATTGACTATATCTACACCTCCCAGATCAGTGTTAGTAAGGACAATGTGGTTGACGTCATCACAGGAGCTAAAATCCTGCAGATCCCCTGTGCTGTTCAGGCTGCCATGGATTCCATGTCTGAGCAGATCACATCGGAGAATTGCTATGAGATTCTGACCATTGCCAAGAAACAACGACTTAGTGAACTGAAAGAGACTGCATATAGATTCATGAGCGACAATTTCCTTCAGATCCTCAAGGATCCTGCTGTCTATGGACGCCTTACTGGGTCTGAAAGGGATCTAGTCTTGAAGAAGAGAATGGAGGGGAGAAAGACCTTAATGGTTGCAGAGGTAAATGACGTATTTGATCGAGTTGGTAGCCGGCCACCAAGCCGCTGTGGCAGCCGACCACAGAGTCCTTTGTCTGTTGGGTCTTCAGAGGAGAGCCATATGATTTACTGTTTTAGTGAAGCTGAAAATGACTGGCGACCTTTGACTGTGATGCCAGAAGACATAAACATTAAAGGCTGCGGTATTTGCACCATGCACAATTACCTGTTTGTGGCAGGTGGGATAAGTGGCTATGGGGACAAGGGCAAAGTGTCAGATAAGGTCTTTTGCTACAACCCAATAACCAATCGCTGGGCTGAGATTAGACCCTTGAATCAGGCACGTGCACAACTAAAGCTTGTATCTATGGATGGCAGCCTGTATGCCATTGGAGGGGAATGTTTGTTCACAGTAGAGAAATATGATCCTCGAATGGACCGCTGGACGATGATTGCTCCCCTACCCAAGGGAGCCTTTGCTGTGGCCCATGAAGCCACCACCTGCAGTGGAGAGCTCTACGTTTCGGGTGGCTCCCTATTCTACCGTCTGCTCAAATATGACCCAAAGAGGGATGAGTGGCAGGAGTGCCCCTACAACAACAGCAGGAAGAAATCTAGCGACATGGTGGCACTGAAAAGCTTCATCTATCGCTTTGACGTGAACCGAGAGCAGGGGATCAATGTCTTCAAGTACAACACTATTGTGAAAATGTGGCACGACTGTGCATCACAAAGGCCAGGCAGTCATTTACCATTCAGGTGTGCCGTTATAGGGAACTGCATCTACTGTGTGAACAAAAGCCAGACTCTGCAGTttgtggtggaggaggagaacgCCTACTTTGTCGAGGAGGCACTGAAGGCACCTCTGGAGGCGAAGGGTgtcctttttccttttgtcctcAGTTTGCCTGAAAAGCCTGAAAAAGTCACATAA